A region of the Variovorax sp. 54 genome:
GGGCGTCGTGGCTTCGCAGTTCGGCCGGCTGGCGCGCCGCTTCGAGGTCCACACGCTGATGGTCGCGGGCTACGGGCTGATCGGCGCGGCGATGCTGTTGCTGACGCTGTTCTCGGCCGACACGCCGTACCTGCCGCTGGCGTTGATCTTCGTGGCGCTGGGCGTGGGCGCGGGCCTGGCCGTGCCAGCCACGAGCACGGCGGTGATGGCCTCGGTGCCCGCGCAGCGCTCGGGCATGGCCTCGGCGACCATGAACGCGTTGCGCCAGGGCGGCATGCTGATCGGCATCGCGCTGCTCGGCACGCTGATGCGCACGCGCGCCACCGCGTTGATGACCGAGTCGCTCGCGCGTGCCGGCGTGCCCGATGCGTCGCAGGCGGCTGTGGCTGCGGTCTCGCGGCATGACCTCGGCGCGCTTGCGGCGCTCGACGCCGGCACCGCGCAGCGGTTCTTGAGCGATGCGCTCGCGGGCGGCTTCCATGCCGCGATGGCCTGTGCCGGCGTGGCCGGGTTGGTGGCGGCGGGGCTGCTGCTGCGTGTCAGGCCGCGTGCCGCCGCAGTGGCCGCCGCCACGCGCGCCTGAGCTGGGAGCCGCTCGCCATGCCCGCTGTACGCGTTCCTTTCCTGCGCCGGAGTGCCCGACGCCTTCTGTCCATTCCCAAGGAGTCTTTCATGGTCCGTCATGAACTCAGTCAATGGCCGCTGGTCATCAGCGTGTCTACAGGCTTGCAGACGCTGGAAAGCATGCAGGCCTTCTCCGAGGACTGGAACCGCTGGCTCGACCGCGGCGAGCCCTTTGTCTCGCTGCGCGTGTTCGCGGACGCCGACGCGCTGGTGCATCCCGAGGGCAGTGCGCAGCGCGCCAAGCAGTGGCTGCAGGCGCGCGGCGCCGACATCCGCCGCCATATGATGGGCATGGCGAGCGTGGTGCCCGCCGACCAGTTCGAGAAGATCAGCAAGATGAACGTCGAGAAGCTCTTCGGCATTCCCGCCAGCACCTTCGCCCGCACCGACGAAGCCCTGACCTGGTTGCGCGAACGCGTGATGGCGCCGCGCGGCCTGATCCTCGATGCCGCGGCGGTGCGCGCTGCCATCGACACGGCACGCGCGGGTGCCACGGCCTCCTGACCATGACAAACAGCAGCCCCGACGACACCCCTGCCACCACCGCACGCCGCCGCACCAAGGCGCCGCAGACCCGCGCCGCCGCGCTGATGGACGCTGCCGAGCAGCTGTTCATCACCAAAGGCATTGCGGCCACCAGCATCGATGACATCGCGGCCGGCGCGCAGGTGGCCAAGGGCACCTTCTATCTGTACTTCCCGTCGAAGGAGGCGATGCTCGGCGCGTTGCAGCAGCGCTTCGTCGACACCTTCTGCGGGCGCCTGCAGGAGGCGATGGACCGCCACGCGCCGGGCAAGTACCGCGCGCGGCTCAAGGCCTGGGTGGAGACGGGGCTGGAGACCTACCTGGACAACGTCGCGTTGCACGACGTGGTGTTCCACGAGTACCGGCCCGAGGACCGGCGCATGCGCAACGACAACGTCGTCATCACGCAGCTCGTGACCCTGCTGACGCAAGGCGACGCCGCGGGCGTGTGGGAGGTCGAGGACGCGACGCTGACGGCCGTGATCCTCTTCAATGCACTGCACGGCGTGGCCGACGATGCCGTGGCGATGGGGCCGCACGCGAACCCCGTGGCCGACCGGCGCCGCCGCGCCCGCGCGCTCACGCGCTTCTTCGAGCAGGCCCTGCGGCCCGACGACAGCGACGACGCCTGATCGCGTCGGTCAGAGTTTGTAGAAACGCTTGATGGCGTCCCACGCGTCTTCGGGCGCGTCGACGTATTCGAAGAGCTTCACGTCGCCCGGCGAGATCACGCCTTCGTCCACCAGGAAGTCGAAGTCGATCATCTTCTTCCAGTAGGCCGAGCCGAACAGCACGATCGGCACCGGCTTCGACTTCTTGGTCTGCACCAGCGTGATGACTTCGAACAGCTCGTCGAGCGTGCCGAAGCCGCCGGGGAACGCCACCAGCGCCTTCGCACGCATCATGAAATGCATCTTGCGGATCGCGAAGTAGTGGAACTTGAAGCTCAGCGCCGGCGTGACGTAGGGGTTGGCTTCTTCTTCCATCGGCAGCGCGATGGCCAGGCCGACCGAGAGGCCGCCGGCTTCGTGCGCGCCGCGGTTGGCCGCCTGCATGATGCCGGGGCCGCCGCCGGTGCACACGAAGAGCTTGTCCTGCGGCTCCTTCTTCTCGCTGTACTGCGCGACCAGCTTGCCGAAGGTGCGCGCCTTC
Encoded here:
- a CDS encoding TetR/AcrR family transcriptional regulator, which produces MTNSSPDDTPATTARRRTKAPQTRAAALMDAAEQLFITKGIAATSIDDIAAGAQVAKGTFYLYFPSKEAMLGALQQRFVDTFCGRLQEAMDRHAPGKYRARLKAWVETGLETYLDNVALHDVVFHEYRPEDRRMRNDNVVITQLVTLLTQGDAAGVWEVEDATLTAVILFNALHGVADDAVAMGPHANPVADRRRRARALTRFFEQALRPDDSDDA
- a CDS encoding TIGR00730 family Rossman fold protein is translated as MNNTHNIHDKRLADAWATLQSHSDRGLPLDPDPSRLAFADPEFLLRRETRGIRMQLELMKPDLEQRAHGIENTVVVFGSARFRSEDEATALVTQAEAAGDTAAADRWRRLARNSHYYEKARTFGKLVAQYSEKKEPQDKLFVCTGGGPGIMQAANRGAHEAGGLSVGLAIALPMEEEANPYVTPALSFKFHYFAIRKMHFMMRAKALVAFPGGFGTLDELFEVITLVQTKKSKPVPIVLFGSAYWKKMIDFDFLVDEGVISPGDVKLFEYVDAPEDAWDAIKRFYKL